From the Salarias fasciatus chromosome 16, fSalaFa1.1, whole genome shotgun sequence genome, one window contains:
- the LOC115402966 gene encoding uncharacterized protein LOC115402966, with protein MVCCTADGENKADTHGGLSLLSSSGVNRLGAQPPKHGSVRVDHRRVVSTDSLFREIYGDSEDEDDEVGYADPIQDDLYARKMGVKPQLPNKASYDKFLPKFWTPEEDVHLQKIKLGSQRRPWYRKMQGFSHKKSGSSSDDSDCDVSPWLSSAPSSSGPSPSHPQTAKSAPQTTLVVGKSPHVHPHTPLQLPKIEPPMFQTPPLAFAPVDPTSGPKLIKCKRWPLLGRQDPREPPDPIDYESIVPDLENDDMFARRTLAFQSNCDLVTMKTPLLGVRQRYSSEPQLNIVTQRHSHEGTEEAEFPDIEEDDVVFRKEKSQQAQQRRPLSGAPDNYAPMPIPEPWSLPPELKARLLCPPCPLSLKAAAASQNQVEMETRPQTDDMLIRKLGVCCGQGQSSARASSLTPSVPSCCSEGDLQKWQQIREASQLKHRKKLLIERLAALKL; from the exons ATGGTGTGCTGCACTGCTGATGGGGAAAACAAAGCTGACACTCATGGTGGGCTGTCTCTCttgagcagcagcggcgtcaACAGATTGGGAGCGCAGCCCCCGAAGCACGGCTCCGTGAGAGTGGACCACCGGCGGGTTGTGTCCACCGACAGCCTGTTCAGGGAGATATACGGTGActctgaggatgaggatgatgaggtgGGCTACGCTGATCCCATCCAAGATGATCTATATGCCCGAAAGATGGGCGTCAAACCCCAGCTCCCAAACAAGGCGTCCTACGACAAGTTCTTGCCAAAGTTCTGGACTCCGGAAGAGGACGTGCACTTACAGAAGATCAAACTGGGCTCTCAGAGGAGACCCTGGTACAGGAAGATGCaaggcttcag CCATAAGAAGTCGGGTTCTTCGTCAGACGATTCGGACTGCGACGTCAgtccctggctctcctctgccccctcctcctctggcccGTCACCCTCTCACCCCCAAACAGCCAAGAGCGCGCCTCAAACCACCCTTGTTGTCGGGAAAAG TCCTCATGTCCATCCACACACTCCCCTACAGCTTCCCAAGATAGAGCCCCCCATGTTTCAGACCCCCCCTCTGGCGTTTGCCCCCGTGGACCCTACGTCAGGTCCCAAATTGATCAAATGTAAGAGGTGGCCCCTCCTCGGGCGCCAAGACCCCCGGGAGCCCCCCGACCCCATTGATTACGAAAGCATCGTCCCTGACTTGGAGAACGATGACATGTTCGCCAGGCGAACGCTGGCCTTCCAGTCCAACTGTGACCTGGTTACCATGAAGACGCCGCTGCTGGGCGTCCGCCAGCGCTACTCCTCCGAGCCACAGCTGAACATTGTCACCCAGCGGCACAGCCACGAAGGCACCGAGGAGGCGGAGTTCCCCGACATCGAGGAGGACGATGTGGTCTTCCGCAAGGAGAAGAGCCAGCAGGCTCAGCAGCGGCGGCCGCTGTCCGGCGCCCCCGACAACTACGCCCCCATGCCCATCCCGGAGCCCTGGTCTCTGCCCCCTGAGCTCAAGGCCAGGCTGCTCTGCCCGCCGTGCCCCCTGTCTCTGAAAGCGGCAGCAGCCAGCCAGAATCAAGTCGAGATGGAGACGCGTCCTCAAACGGACGACATGCTGATCAGGAAGCTGGGAGTCTGCTGCGGTCAGGGTCAGAGTTCAGCGAGAGCCAGCAGCTTGACCCCGTCTGTGCcgtcctgctgcagtgaggGCGACCTGCAGAAGTGGCAGCAAATCAGGGAAGCGAGTCAGTTAAAGCACAGGAAGAAGCTTCTGATCGAGAGGCTGGCTGCTCTGAAGCTGTAG
- the uchl3 gene encoding ubiquitin carboxyl-terminal hydrolase isozyme L3 has protein sequence MDCPCWLPLESNPEVMTKFVTCLGMKPTWQFGDVYGLDPELLGMVPRPVCAVLLLFPVTEKYEAFKQQEEDKLKKQQQEVSPDVYFIKQTIGNACGTIGLIHAVANNQAHLEFEADSPLKKFLEQTSKMSPDERAVFLEKDESIRVTHESSAQEGQTEAPSLDEKVNLHFIAFVNNGGHLYELDGRKLQPIVHGKTSEETFLEDAVEVCKNFMDRDPQEVRFTIIALSKDS, from the exons TTTGTCACTTGCTTGGGTATGAAGCCGACCTGGCAGTTTGGAGACGTGTACGGACTGGACCCAGAGCTCCTGGGCATGGTACCAAGACCCGTGTGCGCAGTGTTGCTGCTTTTCCCAGTGACAGAGAAG TACGAGGCGTTCAAGCAGCAAGAGGAGgataaactgaaaaaacaacaacaggaggTCTCTCCGGATGTGTACTTCATTAAGCAAACCATTGGAAACGCTTGTGGAACCATTGGATTAATTCACGCTGTGGCAAACAACCAGGCACACCTGGAATTTG aggctgATTCTCCTCTCAAGAAGTTTCTTGAACAAACTTCTAAAATGAGCCCAGACGAGAGAGCCGTCTTCCTGGAAAAAGATGAG AGCATACGAGTCACACATGAGTCCAGCgctcaggagggacagaccGAG GCTCCGAGTTTAGATGAGAAAGTTAATCTGCACTTTATAGCCTTCGTGAATAACGGAGGACACTTATATGAACTGG ACGGCCGGAAGCTTCAGCCGATTGTCCACGGAAAAACATCAGAGGAGACGTTCCTGGAG GACGCCGTAGAAGTTTGTAAGAACTTCATGGATCGTGACCCCCAGGAAGTCCGCTTCACCATCATCGCCCTGTCAAAAGACTCCTaa